The genomic stretch TTCAGCGTGACGCTGCCCGACGGCCGCCGCGTCGGCGAGCTCGACGAGGAGATGGTCTACGAGGCGCGGCCGGGCCAGACGTTCCTGCTCGGGGCCTCCTCCTGGCGCATCGAGGAGATCGGGCGCGACCGCGTGGTGGTCACGCCGGCGCCCGGCGTCCCGGGCGCGGTGCCGTTCTGGAAGGGCGACGGCGTGGGGCGTCCGAAGGAGCTCGGCATGGCGATCGGCGCGTTCGCGCGCTGGGCGGTCGACCAGCCCGCCGAGGTGCTCGAGCGCGACTACGACCTCGACGAGCTCGCAGCGAAGAACCTCCTCGACTTCCTGCGCGAGCAGCAGGCGGCGACGCGGGTGCTGCCGAGCGATCGCACCGTGGTGATCGAACGCTTCCGCGACGAGATCGGCGACTGGCGCCTGTGCGTGCTGTCGCCCTACGGCGGCCGGGTGCATGCGGCGTGGTCGCTCGCGCTCAGCGCCCGGATCCGCGACCGCTTCGGCCTGGAGTCCGACGCGATCTGGTCCGACGACGGCATCATCGTCCATCTGCCCGACGCGGACGAGCCGCCCGGCGCCGACCTCGTGCTCGTGGAGCCGGACGAGATCGAGGACCTCGTCGTGGGCGAGCTGGGCGCGAGCGCGCTGTTCGGCGCGCGCTTCCGCGAGAACGCCGGGCGCGCGCTGCTGATCCCGCGCGCCTACCCGGGCCGGCGCACGCCGCTGTGGCAGCAGCGCCTGAAGTCGCAGTCGCTGCTCGAGGTGGCCAAGCGCTACGCCGACTTCCCGATCATCCTCGAGACCTACCGCGAGTGCCTGCGCGACGTCCTCGACCTGCCCGGCCTGATCGAGCTGCTCACGGCGCTGCACCGGCGCGACCTCTCGCTCGTCGAGGTCGAGACGCCGACCGCCTCGCCGTACGCGTCGTCGCTGCTGTTCGACTACGTCGCCACGTACATGTACGAGGGCGACACGCCGAACGCCGAGCGCCGCGCGGCGGCGCTCTCGCTGGACCGCGACCTCCTGCGCGAGCTGCTGGGCCAGGAGGAGCTGCGCGACCTCATCGACGCCGACGCGCTCGAGCAGGTCGAGGACGACCTGCAGCACCGCTCGCCGCGCACGCAGGCCGACTCGCGCGATGCGCTCGCCGACGTGCTGCGCCGGCTCGGCGACCTGACGCCCGGCGAGGTGCGCGGCCGGGTCCTGCCCGGGCTGGACGCGGCGGCGATGCTCGACGCGCTGGCCGGGGAGCGGCGGGCGGTGCGCGTGCGGGTCGCCGGCGAGGAGCGCTGGATCGCCGCCGACGACGCCGGGCTGTATCGCGACGCGCTCGGCGTCGTCGCGCCGAGCGGGCTGCCCGAGGCGTTCGTCGCCGACGTGCCGGACGCCCTGGCGCGGCTCGCGGCGCGGTACGCGCGGACCCACGGGCCGTTCACGACGGCGCAGCTGCGCGAGCGCTACCGGGTGGATCCGTCCGCGGCGCTGGGCGCGCTGGAGGCCGCGGGCGAGCTGGTGCGCGGCGAGCTGCGGCCCGGCGGGTCCGAGCGCGAGTGGTGCGACGCGGAGGTGCTGCGGCGCCTGCGCCGGGCGTCGCTGGCGGTCCTGCGCAAGGAGATCGAGCCGGCCGACCAGCGGGCGTTCGCGGCGTTCCTGTCCTCCTGGCAGGGCGTCGATCGCCATCCCGCGGCGGGCGCGGGCATCGACCGCCTGCGCGAGGTGCTCGTGCCGCTGCAGGGGCTGGCGCTGCCCGCCGAGGTGTGGGAGCGCGACGTGCTGCCGCGCCGCACCGGCGCGTACTCGCCGACGTGGCTTGACCAGCTGTGCGCGTCGGGCGAGGTCGTGTGGGTCGGGGCCGGCTCGCTCGGGCGCTCGACGGGCCGCGTGGCGCTGTACTTCCGCGAGGACGCCGAGGCGATCGGGCCGCCGCCGCGCCGGGACGGCGAGGCCCCCGACCTGCCCGAGCACCGGGCCGTGCGCGAGCGGATCGCCGCGGCGCCGTGCTTCTTCACCGACCTGCTCGCCGAGCTCGAGCTGTCGCCCGAGCAGGTGCAGGAGGCGCTGTGGGACCTCGTGTGGGCGGGCGAGGCGACGAACGACGCCTGGGCGCCGCTACGGGCCCCGCGGCTGACGCTGGCCCGCGCGCAGCGGTCGCGCGAGCGGGCCTCGACGCGGCGCTTCGGCTCCCGGCGGCGCGGGGCGACCGCGACCGTCCAGGGTCGCTGGTCGCTGACCGCCTCGATCTTCCGCGCGCAACTTGATCTGACCCCATCCACCCAGCGTCGCCGCACCATCGCCGAGCTGCTGCTCGAGCGCTACGGGATCGTCACCCGCGAGCAGGTGCTCGCCGAGGGCGTTCCCGGCGGCTTCTCCACGCTCTACGACGCGCTGTCGGCGCTCGAGACGCTGGGGATCTGCCGGCGCGGCTATTTCGTCGAAGGGCTCGGCGGCGCGCAGTTCGCCCTGCCCGGCGCGGTCGAGCGGCTGCGCGCCCAGCGCGATCCGGCGACCGGCAGCGCCGCCCCGATCGTCCTCGCCGCCACCGATCCCGCCCAGCCCTACGGAGCCGCGCTGCCGTGGCCGCGGCGCGAGGGCGAGCCGACCTCGCGGGCGCGCCGCGTGCGCGGCGCCTACGTCGTGCTGGCCGGCGCCGCGCCGGTCGTGTTCGTCGAGAAGGGCGGCCGGGGGCTGCAGGTCCTGGTGGCGGCCGACGACCCACGGCTGCGCGACGCGCTCGAGGCGCTCGCCGAGTTCGTCCGGGCCGGACGTGCGGGCAAGCTCTCCCTGGAGAAGGTCGACGGCGAGCCGGTGGTCGGCTCGGACCTCGAGGCGCTGCTGATCGAGCTCGGCTTCCGCCCCGGCCCGCGCAAGCTGACCCTCAGCGCCTGACGTTCGGCCGTCCACGCCCGCTCACCGGGCATCGGCGCCCGCACGTCCGATGTCCTCAGCGCCTGACGTTCGGCCGTCCACGCCCGCTCACCGGGCATCGGCGCCCGCACGTCTCGATGTGGGGCCGGCCGCGGAGCGTCGGCGGCTCGCGGCGCCGCCCCGGCGCCTCACCGCGGTGGCGCTCGCGCCCGCGCTGCCACGCGCGGGGCGCTCACGAGCCGCCCGGTGACGACCGCCGTCGTCCGGCGGCGCCCCTGCGGCGCCGCCACGCTCCCCTCGGATGGCGTCAGGGCAGGCATGGCGCCGCGGCTGTCCTGCCCGCGGGCCACGATGCTGCGCTCTGACGCGTGTCCCGGGACCGCCGCCTGGCCCCACGCGCTGGGCGTGGCGTGCTGGGCTGCGGTCCGGACGGGCGCTCCGACATGCCATATGCCGGCCGGCGTCAGGGCCGCCGCGACGAGGAGGGGAAGCGCTCCGGACACGCCCACACCATGCCGGGCGCGCCTTCGGCGAACATGAAGATCCTGTCAACAAGGGCCTACCGGGATAGGCCCTTGGCGCCGAGAACCCGGAGCCCGCGGCCTGGACATCCCCCAGCGCATCGTCGAATGCCACGGCGCCCGGCGACCCGCGGCCGCTAGGGTCCTGGCGGCCGTGCCGCACGTGACCGACAGGCCCGACGTCCTCGATCTCGACGCGCGCCACGTGTGGCACCCGTACGGCCCGATGCCCGCCACGACGGCACCGCTGCAGGTGGTCGCCGCCGAGGGCGTGCGGCTGCGCCTGGCCGACGGCCGCGAGCTGATCGACGGCATGGCCTCCTGGTGGTGCGCGGTCCACGGCTACCGCCACCCCGCGCTCGACGCCGCCGCGCACGAGCAGATCGACCGCATGGCGCACGTCATGTTCGGCGGACTGACCCACGAGCCGGCGGTGCGCCTGGCGCAGCGCCTCGTCGAGCTGACGCCCGATCCGCTGCAGCACGTGTTCTTCTCCGACTCCGGGTCGGTCGCCGTCGAGGTGGCCCTGAAGCTGTGCCTGCAGGCGCGGCCCGGCCGCCGCCGCATGCTCACCGTCCGCGGCGGCTACCACGGCGACACGTTCGGCGCGATGTCGGTCTGCGATCCCGTCGGCGGCATGCACGCCCTGTTCACCGGCGCGCTGACCGAGCAGGTCTTCGCCGACCGCCCGCCGCGCGTGCTCGACGACGCCTACGCCGACCACCTGCGCGTGCTCGTCGACCGCCACGCGCACGAGCTCGCGGGCGTCATCGTCGAGCCGGTCGTCCAGGGCGCGGGCGGCATGTGGTTCTACGACCCGTCGGTCCTGCGCCTGCTGCGCGAGCTGTGCGACCGCCACGGACTGCTGCTCGTCGCCGACGAGATCGCCACCGGGTTCGGCCGCACCGGCACGCTGTTCGCGTGCGAGCACGCGGGCGTGATCCCCGACGTCCTGTGTCTGGGCAAGGCGCTCAGCGGCGGATACCTCACGCTCGCCGCCACGCTGACGACCACGGACGTGGCGACCGGCCTCGAAGAGGGCACGCTCATGCACGGCCCCACGTACATGGCCAACCCGCTCGCCTGCTCGGTGGCGTTGGCCTCGACCGGGCTCATCGCCGACGGCGGTTGGCGCGACGACGTGCCCCGCATCGAGCGCGGCCTGCGCGCCGGCCTCGCGCCGGCGCGCGCGATGCCGGGGGTCGCCGACGTCCGCGTCCTCGGCGCGATCGGCGTCATCGCGCTCGACGCGCCCGTCGACGTGGCCGCGGCGCAGGCGGCGGCGGTCGAGCGCGGCGTGTGGCT from Capillimicrobium parvum encodes the following:
- a CDS encoding DEAD/DEAH box helicase → MDALGSFSPRVRDWFTSAFAAPTAAQEQAWPAIASGEHVLLSAPTGSGKTLAAFLWALDKLSQEPGEGATRLVYVSPLKALSYDIERNLRAPLRGIGADLKVGIRTGDTPQRERAAMRRKPPDILITTPESLYLILTSQAREMLTGVEAVIVDEIHAVASTKRGSHLALTLERLEEASSNEVQRIGLSATQNPLEEVGRFMVGPRRRCRVVDAGIRKPLDIRIQVPVESMVEPDASPGADLDPLAGGTEATRRSIWPAIYPQILELVREHRSTIVFVNNRRGAERLALRLNELADEDIARAHHGSLAREERTVVEEMLKAGELPCLVATSSLELGIDMGAVDLVLQVESPKSVARGLQRIGRAGHNVGDTSKGRIFPKFRSDLLECAVVTRLMREGRIEPTVVPRNALDVLAQQIVAIAASAPDEEPVSVDDLYALVTRTHSYAELPRTLLENVLDMLDGRYPSAEFGELRARIVWDRVAGTVRPRKGARQLAITNAGTIPDRGLFSVTLPDGRRVGELDEEMVYEARPGQTFLLGASSWRIEEIGRDRVVVTPAPGVPGAVPFWKGDGVGRPKELGMAIGAFARWAVDQPAEVLERDYDLDELAAKNLLDFLREQQAATRVLPSDRTVVIERFRDEIGDWRLCVLSPYGGRVHAAWSLALSARIRDRFGLESDAIWSDDGIIVHLPDADEPPGADLVLVEPDEIEDLVVGELGASALFGARFRENAGRALLIPRAYPGRRTPLWQQRLKSQSLLEVAKRYADFPIILETYRECLRDVLDLPGLIELLTALHRRDLSLVEVETPTASPYASSLLFDYVATYMYEGDTPNAERRAAALSLDRDLLRELLGQEELRDLIDADALEQVEDDLQHRSPRTQADSRDALADVLRRLGDLTPGEVRGRVLPGLDAAAMLDALAGERRAVRVRVAGEERWIAADDAGLYRDALGVVAPSGLPEAFVADVPDALARLAARYARTHGPFTTAQLRERYRVDPSAALGALEAAGELVRGELRPGGSEREWCDAEVLRRLRRASLAVLRKEIEPADQRAFAAFLSSWQGVDRHPAAGAGIDRLREVLVPLQGLALPAEVWERDVLPRRTGAYSPTWLDQLCASGEVVWVGAGSLGRSTGRVALYFREDAEAIGPPPRRDGEAPDLPEHRAVRERIAAAPCFFTDLLAELELSPEQVQEALWDLVWAGEATNDAWAPLRAPRLTLARAQRSRERASTRRFGSRRRGATATVQGRWSLTASIFRAQLDLTPSTQRRRTIAELLLERYGIVTREQVLAEGVPGGFSTLYDALSALETLGICRRGYFVEGLGGAQFALPGAVERLRAQRDPATGSAAPIVLAATDPAQPYGAALPWPRREGEPTSRARRVRGAYVVLAGAAPVVFVEKGGRGLQVLVAADDPRLRDALEALAEFVRAGRAGKLSLEKVDGEPVVGSDLEALLIELGFRPGPRKLTLSA
- a CDS encoding adenosylmethionine--8-amino-7-oxononanoate transaminase — its product is MPHVTDRPDVLDLDARHVWHPYGPMPATTAPLQVVAAEGVRLRLADGRELIDGMASWWCAVHGYRHPALDAAAHEQIDRMAHVMFGGLTHEPAVRLAQRLVELTPDPLQHVFFSDSGSVAVEVALKLCLQARPGRRRMLTVRGGYHGDTFGAMSVCDPVGGMHALFTGALTEQVFADRPPRVLDDAYADHLRVLVDRHAHELAGVIVEPVVQGAGGMWFYDPSVLRLLRELCDRHGLLLVADEIATGFGRTGTLFACEHAGVIPDVLCLGKALSGGYLTLAATLTTTDVATGLEEGTLMHGPTYMANPLACSVALASTGLIADGGWRDDVPRIERGLRAGLAPARAMPGVADVRVLGAIGVIALDAPVDVAAAQAAAVERGVWLRPFRDLVYAMPPYVMDDDDLAGVTAAMVAAAAAGAAA